The following are encoded in a window of Sorex araneus isolate mSorAra2 chromosome 11, mSorAra2.pri, whole genome shotgun sequence genomic DNA:
- the UROS gene encoding uroporphyrinogen-III synthase: MKVLLLKDPKEDESGQDPYIRELGLCGLDATLIPVLSFEFLSLASFAEKLARPDSYGGLVFTSPRAAQAAELSLEKGDGTAEWKASLAQRWNAKPVYVVGEATATLVRRLGLDPEGEACGNAERLAAHICSRSPPALPLLFPCGSLKGEALPRALRDRGVPLESLTVYQNTPHPGIRHSLHSYYTQQGVPASITFFSPSGLSYSLQHIQELSGDSIGRIKFAAIGPTTARALAAQGLPVSCTATSPTPQALAAGIHAALQPGGPC, translated from the exons ATGAAGGTTCTCCTGCTGAAGGACCCCAAGGAGGACGAGAGTGGACAGGACCCCTACATCAGG gagctggggctgTGCGGACTGGACGCCACGCTGATCCCCGTTCTGTCCTTCGAGTTCCTGTCTCTGGCCAGCTTCGCGGAGAAG CTGGCCCGTCCCGACAGCTACGGGGGCCTCGTCTTCACCAGCCCCAGGGCGGCGCAGGCGGCCGAGCTGAGTCTGGAGAAAGGCGACGGGACCGCAG AGTGGAAGGCGTCCCTGGCGCAGCGGTGGAACGCCAAGCCGGTGTACGTGGTCGGGGAGGCCACGGCGACCCTCG TGCGCAGGCTCGGGCTGGACCCGGAAGGCGAGGCCTGTGGGAACGCAGAGCGGCTGGCCGCGCACATCTGCTCCC GGTCGCCGCCCGCCCTGCCGCTGCTGTTTCCCTGTGGTAGCCTCAAGGGAGAAGCCCTGCCCCGTGCGCTCAGGGACCGAG GGGTGCCCCTGGAGAGCCTGACCGTCTACCAGAACACGCCCCACCCGGGGATCCGGCACAGCCTGCACAGCTACTACACCCAGCAG ggtgtCCCCGCCAGCATCACGTTCTTCAGCCCGTCCGGCCTGAGCTACAGTCTGCAGCACATCCAGGAGCTGTCGGGGGACAGCATCGGGCGGATCAAG TTCGCGGCCATCGGCCCCACCACCGCCCGCGCCCTGGCCGCGCAAGGCCTGCCCGTGAGCTGCACGGCCACGAGCCCCACGCCACAGGCCCTGGCCGCCGGCATCCACGCGGCGCTACAGCCGGGCGGCCCCTGCTGA
- the DHX32 gene encoding putative pre-mRNA-splicing factor ATP-dependent RNA helicase DHX32, protein MRSRRRQGQPEPGRPRAAGQASPGRAGRASPTSPAGGCAAPAGASSEKMDAEEPPCASSSPEKRYFPDSLDSSDGGEDGALACEDLELNPFDGLPYSSRYYKLLKEREALPIWREKYAFMEHLLQSQVVIISGDAKCGKSSQVPQWCAEYCLSVHYQHGGVACTQVHKQTAIQLALRVADEMDVNIGHEVGYVIPFENCCTSETILRYCTDDMLQREMMSSPFLGSYGVIVLDDVHERRIATDVLLGLLKDVLLARPELKLVINASPRLAPALRAYYGPVPLLEVRNQNPVEVVHVGDAHGHSLQPALRLIFQIHRSGERGDIVVFLACEQDIEKAYEIVCREGSDLNPDLGELVVVPLLPQERCPLFKPGEEPGQRGRRVVLTASPGESLICGHSVRFVIDVGVERRKVYNPRIRADSLVLQPVSQSQADIRKQILSASSSGKLFCLYSEEFAARDMLPLKPAEVQEANLTSLVLFMKRVDIAGLGHCDFMNRPAPESLMQALEDLDYLAALDNDGNLSEFGIIMSEFPLDPQLSKAILASCEFDCVDEMLTIAAMVTAPPCFSHLPLEPEAGAPPRWRMFLHPDGDHFTLINVYKAFQDTAQSSASEHCVETWCQDHSLSCSALRTAEAIRAELVEIIRRIELPYAAPAFGSPENTLNLKKALVSGFFMQIARDVDGSGNYLMLTQKQVAQLHPLSGYAVTKKMPEWVLFHKFSISDNNYIQVTSEISPELFIQLVPQYYFSNLPPSESKDILQQAMDHLSPAASGRKEPGVCEPGPDAPEQRCTVQ, encoded by the exons ATGAGGTCCCGCCGCCGCCAGGGGCAGCCCGAGCCGGGGAGACCCCGTGCAGCTGGCCAGGCCAGCCCCGGCCGTGCCGGGCGCGCCTCCCCCACTTCTCCGGCCGGAGGATGTGCGGCGCCGGCGGGCGCTAGCTCGGAGAAGATGGACGCGGAGGAGCCGCCCTGCGCCAGCTCGTCGCCCGAGAAGCGCTACTTCCCCGACTCCCTGGACTCCAGCGACGGCGGCGAGGACGGGGCGCTGGCCTGCGAGGACCTGGAGCTGAACCCCTTCGACGGGCTCCCGTACTCGTCGCGCTACTACAAGCTCCTGAAGGAGAGGGAGGCGCTGCCCATATGGAGGGAGAAGTACGCCTTCATGGAGCACCTGCTCCAGAGCCAGGTCGTCATCATCTCGGGGGACGCCAAGTGCGGCAAGAGCTCGCAG GTGCCGCAGTGGTGCGCCGAGTACTGCCTCTCCGTCCACTACCAGCACGGCGGGGTGGCCTGCACGCAGGTCCACAAGCAGACCGCCATCCAGCTGGCCCTGCGGGTCGCCGATGAGATGGACGTCAACATCGGGCACGAGGTGGGCTACGTGATCCCCTTCGAGAACTGCTGCACCAGTGAGACCATCCTGAG gtaCTGCACGGACGACATGCTGCAGCGGGAGATGATGtccagccccttcctgggcaGCTACGGCGTCATCGTGCTGGACGACGTGCACGAGAGGCGCATCGCCACGGACGTGCTGCTGGGGCTGCTCAAGGACGTGCTGCTGGCACGGCCCGAGCTGAAGCTGGTCATCAACGCCTCCCCGCGCCTGGCACCCGCGCTGCGCGCCTACTACGGGCCCGTGCCGCTCCTGGAGGTGCGCAACCAGAACCCCGTGGAGGTGGTGCACGTCGGCGATGCCCACGGCCACTCCCTGCAGCCCGCGCTGCGCCTCATCTTCCAGATCCACCGCTCGGGCGAGCGCGGCGACATTGTGGTCTTCCTGGCCTGTGAGCAG GATATTGAGAAGGCCTATGAGATCGTCTGTCGAGAAGGGTCAGACTTGAACCCCGACCTCGGGGAGCTGGTGGTGGTGCCGCTGCTGCCCCAGGAGAGGTGCCCGCTGTTCAAGCCCGGCGAGGAGCCGGGCCAGCGGGGGCGCCGCGTGGTGCTGACGGCCAGCCCGGGGGAGTCGCTCATCTGCGGCCACTCCGTGCGCTTCGTGATCGACGTGGGCGTGGAGAGGCGGAAG gtgtACAACCCTCGAATCCGAGCCGACTCGCTCGTCCTGCAGCCCGTGAGCCAGAGCCAGGCCGACATCCGCAAGCAGATCCTCAGTGCCTCGTCGTCAG GCAAGCTGTTCTGCCTGTACTCGGAGGAGTTCGCCGCCAGAGACATGCTGCCCCTGAAGCCGGCCGAGGTGCAGGAGGCCAACCTCACCAGCCTGGTGCTGTTCATGAAGCGGGTGGACATCGCCGGCCTCGGCCACTGCGACTTCATGAACAGGCCAG cccccgagagCCTGATGCAGGCGCTGGAGGACCTGGACTACCTGGCCGCGCTGGACAACGACGGGAACCTGTCCGAGTTCGGCATCATCATGTCCGAGTTCCCGCTCGACCCGCAGCTCTCCAAGGCCATCCTGGCGTCCTGCGAGTTCGACTGCGTGGACGAGATGCTGACCATCGCCGCCATGGTAACAG ccccgccctgctTCTCGCACCTGCCGCTGGAGCCCGAGGCAGGGGCCCCGCCGCGCTGGAGGATGTTCCTGCACCCCGACGGGGACCACTTCACCCTCATCAACGTCTACAAGGCCTTCCAGGACACGGCCCAGAGCTCCGCCAGCGAGC ACTGCGTGGAGACGTGGTGCCAGGACCACTCCCTCAGCTGCTCGGCGCTCAGGACGGCCGAGGCCATCCGCGCGGAGCTCGTGGAGATCATCCGGCGCATCGAGCTGCCCTACGCCGCGCCCGCCTTCGGCTCCCCCGAGAACACCCTGAACCTCAAGAAGGCGCTGGTGTCCGGCTTCTTCATGCAG ATCGCGCGGGACGTGGACGGCTCCGGCAACTACCTGATGCTGACGCAGAAGCAGGTGGCCCAGCTGCACCCCCTGTCGGGCTACGCGGTCACCAAGAAGATGCCCGAGTGGGTCCTCTTCCACAAGTTCAGCATCTCCGACAACAACTACATCCAGGTCACCTCGGAGATCTCCCCGGAACT GTTCATCCAGCTGGTGCCGCAGTACTACTTCAGCAACCTGCCCCCAAGCGAGAGCAAGGACATCCTCCAGCAGGCCATGGACCACCTGTCCCCGGCGGCCTCGGGCAGGAAGGAGCCGGGCGTGTGTGAGCCAGGCCCGGATGCCCCCGAGCAGAGGTGCACGGTCCAGTGA
- the BCCIP gene encoding BRCA2 and CDKN1A-interacting protein produces the protein MGWSQAQRDVPSRPPSPPLPFGRSRKSTIPEVGPRRPRRRSGGGNMASRPKRRALGEEAPRTPGAPAPRRDELEDAEAEDDEGDSDREDDSGEEDDSDEDDEAVGEEVNVEFEAYAISDVDYDGIKKLLQQLFLKAPVNTAQLTELLVQQSHVGSVIKQTEVSDDSDGEGDEEEIFGFISLFNLTERKDTQCAEQIKELLLGACRQHGEEGTARQLERLLRDTARPVGLLLSERFLNVPPQVALPMHQQLQKELAEAQRTNKPCGKCHFYLLISKTFVGAGKDGAGKDGAGQRPGGPDKELRFANAEEEFFYEKALLKFSFPVQDGDTCLGGRWAFGDAPLKPLRTVMVVPGDSMGEIMGALQEHLAV, from the exons ATGGGGTGGTCGCAGGCCCAGCGCGATGTCCCCTCGCGGCCTCCGTCGCCCCCTCTGCCGTTTGGGCGATCCAGGAAGTCGACGATCCCGGAAGTCGGGCCGCGGCGGCCGCGCAGGCGCAGTGGCGGCGGCAACATGGCGTCCAGGCCCAAGCGGCGCGCGCTGGGCGAGGAGGCTCCGCGCACGCccggcgccccggccccgcgccgcgaCGAGCTCGAGGACGCCGAGGCCGAGGACGACGAGGGCGACAGCGACCGAGAGGACGACAGCGGCGAGGAGGACGACAGCGACGAGGACGACGAGGCCGTGGGCGAG GAAGTGAACGTTGAATTTGAAGCCTACGCCATCTCAGACGTCGATTATGACGGGATCAAGAAGTTGCTCCAGCAG CTGTTCCTCAAGGCCCCCGTGAACACGGCCCAGCTCACCGAGCTCCTGGTCCAGCAGAGCCACGTGGGCAGCGTGATCAAG CAGACAGAGGTCTCGGACGACAGCGACGGGGAAGGGGACGAGGAGGAGATCTTCGGCTTCATCAGTCTGTTCAACCTCACCGAAAGGAAG GACACCCAGTGCGCGGAGCAGATCAAGGAGCTGCTGCTCGGGGCTTGCCGGCAGCACGGCGAGGAGGGCACAGCCCGGCAGCTGGAGCGGCTCCTCCGCGACACGGCGCGGCCCGTGGGCCTCCTGCTGAGCGAGCGCTTCCTGAACGTGCCGCCGCAGGTGGCCCTGCCCATGCACCAGCAGCTGCA gaaagAGCTCGCCGAGGCGCAGAGGACTAACAAGCCGTGCGGGAAGTGCCACTTCTACCTCCTCATCAGCAAGACGTTCGTGGGCGCCGGGAAGGACGGCGCCGGGAAGGACGGCGCCGGGCAGAGGCCGGGTGGCCCCGACAAGGAGCTCAGGTTCGCCAACGCCGAGGAAGAGTTTTTCTATGAG AAGGCGCTCCTGAAGTTCAGCTTCCCGGTGCAGGACGGCGACACGTGTCTGGGAGGCCGCTGGGCCTTCGGCGACGCGCCCCTGAAGCCCCTGCGGACCGTGATGGTGGTGCCGGGCGACAGCATGGGGGAGATCATGGGCGCGCTGCAGGAGCACCTGGCCGTGTGA